GTATGCAATCAATATAAGCTACAACTATAAATTGGCCTTTGGATTAAAAGGAACGGCTAATTTACTCAACGTAGATTATACCAAATTAACAATTTATCACCCTACAGATCCTGTTGCTCAAGAAAATATCAGCAACAAGTTTAATCCCAATATAGGAGCTGGACTGTACCTTTATTCTGATCGAGCTTATTTGGGAATTTCAGTTCCCAACTTCTTAACACAAGATCGCTACGATGATAATGAAGTCAATACCATGCGTCAAAAGGCTCATTTTTATTTGATGGGAGGTTATGTATTTGAATTAGGAAGGGACGTGCAATTCAAACCCGCTGTATTGGCCAAAGCAATTAGTGGTTCGCCTTTACAAGTAGATGCAACAGCGAACTTCTTATTCTATGAAAAATTCACACTCGGAGCAGCATATCGTTGGGATGCTTCCGTAAGTGCCTTAGCTGGATTTCAAGTAACCAAAGACTTATTTGTAGGCTACGCTTATGATTTTGAAACCACCCAACTCCGTCATTACAATTCCGGATCACATGAAGTCTTCTTGCGATTTGAGCTATTCAAACGCGGTAGTAGAATTAATGCCCCTCGTTTCTTTTAAAGGAAAAACATCCGAAAAGAGCAGACAATTAGTACAAACCTAAAATCAGCTGGCAAAAGAGACTAGTCTTGATTTTCTTAAAAAAGAATAGATATGGATTTAAAATACAACATGATTATTGGCCTGTTTTTAATCTCTTGATTGAGTTATGCACAAAAAACAGGAATTGGCACAACAGCCCCTCTTTCAGATTTACATGGTATTTCTACCTCTAGTGATACGAAGTATAATATAGTAACACTTACTTCAACAGCAAGTATTTTTAGCACCTCACTAGAAACTTTAGCCAAAGCAACGGGTTGTACAGCCACATCGGGGCATACCTTATCCTATAATGCACAAACTAAAAAGATTAGTGTTTCTTTTGCAGACTCACCTACTTATTATCCTAATGCTGGTTTATTCGTCATTAATAAAATCATGAAGGTAAAACAAACCAATTAAGAGATAGATTATACAAGTTAAAAACTTTCTTGCAAAATAGTTATTTACAAGGTATAGAAGTACATACTTTTTATTATTGTTGTACTATAAAGACAACGGAAGCGAAGCAGTTATTCTAGTAACTATATTAGTTTTTAAAAATAACTACATTAAAATAAAAAAAAGTTGCTTAAAAAAGCAACTTTTTTTTATTTAAGGCATCCACTCTAGAGGATGATTTGGATAATAAGATTTAATACGCACTC
The window above is part of the Myroides odoratus DSM 2801 genome. Proteins encoded here:
- a CDS encoding PorP/SprF family type IX secretion system membrane protein, which gives rise to MELKKRIIIWGLSLLGVGFLPPLYAQQDPQYTQYMYNTTMINPAYAGSRGTLNVFGMYRTQWVGLEGAPKTANISISTPLGDSGLGLGVNFMNDRLGAMEENNIAVDLAYAINISYNYKLAFGLKGTANLLNVDYTKLTIYHPTDPVAQENISNKFNPNIGAGLYLYSDRAYLGISVPNFLTQDRYDDNEVNTMRQKAHFYLMGGYVFELGRDVQFKPAVLAKAISGSPLQVDATANFLFYEKFTLGAAYRWDASVSALAGFQVTKDLFVGYAYDFETTQLRHYNSGSHEVFLRFELFKRGSRINAPRFF